The Nitrospirota bacterium genome contains the following window.
ACTGGTCTACTGATTTCCTTATTGCATCCCTTAAAGAGAGTTTAATTATATCGTATGGAGCATTGTTCGGGTTCTGGTACCCATAGGACCCCTTCCAGTAATGTGACGGATATATCATTGGTGATATATAATCAACCCTGTCTATCAACTCCTTGAAATTCTGCCCTATACCAACATCATCCCTCAGAGTGGTAAGGCCGAATACATCAACGGACAGCTTTACTTTATAGGGTGAGAGCCTCCTGCCCGCCTCCTCCACAAAAGACGAGATAACCGAAACAGCCTTATCCTCATCATGTCCCTCAGGATACAGTATATCTTTCAGTGGACCATCGCTGGGAAACCTTATGTAGTCAAATTGTATCTCATCAAAACCTCGGCGGGCCGCATCTTCTGCAAGGCTGAGGTTATAATCCCACACTTCTTTAGAATAAGGGCTGGTAAATGCATCACCCTTGTAATCCCTCCACAGACCATTCGTAGCCTTGTTTTTTATGGCTAAATCTGGCCGTTTTTCTGCCAGGTAGGTATCCTTGAAGAGGACAATACGGGCAATTTTGTATATATTGTGTCTCTTACACTCCACTATTACACCATCCAAGTTTCTTATCCTCTTCTGTATTGACCCTGAAGACCTGGCAAGAGGGACATCCGCGTCGTAAGCAATTCTACCATCCGTCTCTTTCAGGTCAATGACAATGGTATTAAGTTCAGTATCGTCAATTAGTTTAATAAGATCAGGAAAGTATCTCCTGTCTCCTGTTATCCAGCTTGTAACATGAATCCCCTTAACCTCAGGCTTTTCAACCCTTAGGGAAGCAGGATACGGCAGCGTTCTGACAGAGTTCTGTTCCTGTAACTCCATTGGACGACTTGATGTGATATAGTGAGAATCAGGTAAATATTCGGAAACTGCAAAGGCGAAGGATATTAATAATGACGCCCCTAAGATCAGATAATTCCACATTGACTTCAGTCCTCAGACGACTAACGTGATGAAACAGGGCGAAGTGTGATTGCCTTTCTGTCTTCATCGGCTAATCATACTGAAGTCTGAAGTCGCTACGGGTATTGATCTCCTTCTTACTAACCTCTCTCAGTAAAAGGTATTAGAGCAATATTTCGGGCACGCTTTATAGCGGTGTTAAGCTCCCTCTGATGCGCTGCGCACACTCCGGATATCCGACGCGGCATAATTTTCCCTCTGTCAGAGATATAACCCCGCAACGTTTGTAAGTCTTTATAGTCTATCACAGGGACCTTATCAGTGCAAAACCTGCAGACCTTGCGTCTGTAATAAGGTTTAAACTCCCTGTCTTCCCGATCACCACGATCACTTCGATCACGACGTTCTGCCATTATTTCTCCTTTTCATATTAAAATGGTGTTTCATCATCTACAACATCATTAAATGCTCCGCCCGAACCGGACCCGCCCCCCTCTTCGGTTACATAATCATGAGGGACAGAACCCTGGCGTTTTGGCATAAATTGAACACTCTGAGCCACAACTTCCATTCTGCTTCTCTTCTGACCGTCTTCTGTCTCCCAACGCCTTTGCTGCAATCTCCCGTCAATAAGGACCGAATCCCCCTTATTAACATACTGACTGCAACTCTCTGCCTGTTTTCCAAATACTACAATGTCTATATAACATACTTCATCCTTTATATCCCCTCCCTGCTTGAAACGGCGGTTCACAGCAAGTGAAAAGTTTGCAACAGCAGTCCCATTAGGGGTATAACGGATCTCAGGGTCCTTGGTAAGATTCCCCAGGAGAATTACCTTGTTGAATCCGCTCATTGAACTTCCCTCCATTCATACGTGCAGAGTGCAGAATGCGGAATTGAAATTCATTCCCGATTCCGCATTCCTGGTTCCGCATTAAACAGTGCTTCCTTCTTCTTTTTCTATGGCAGTTTTTTCAGCAGAGGCTGCGGCCTCCTTCTTCTTTAACTGCTCTATCTCCTTCTTATTTAATTTAACAGTAAGGAATTTTATAACATTATCATCAATCCTGTAGTTCCTCTCAAGCTCGGCATTAATGTCACCCTTTCCCTGGAATCGAAGGAGTATATAGACCCCCCTCTTTTCCTTTGCTACCTCATAGGCAAGTTTTTTCTTCCCCCAGTTTTCAGTAGCAAGAAGCTCGGCGCCCTGTTTTACGATGCCTTCCATCTTGCCTGCTATCTTCTGGATATCCTCGTCGCTGACTGAGGACTTCAGGATAAATATAGACTCATATATGTTCAATGTTTTTTCACCTCCTTCCGGGTTAAATAGCCCTGTTTAAAAAAACAGAGCAAGGAGAACTGGTATGATTATACTTTTATAATACGTCTGTATTAATTAAGCAGCTCTTATTACCCTCTCCTTCTGTATATTTTCCTTTGGCTGAGAAGAGAGCATCTCTATAACCCTTGGCGGGCATTTGTCAGCACATATTGTACAACCTATACATTTGACCGGATCAACCAAATGCAGCTGTTTTGATTCACCTGTTATCGCATCAACCGGACATACCTTCTTGCATATAAGACAGCCTATGCATTCTTCATGAATAAACGCAACCTCTCTGACAGGAATAAGGTCAGATATAATATTCGTCGGACACACTGGGACACACAGCCCGCATCCGGTACATTTGTCATAATCTATGCGGGCGAGGAAGCTGTCAATTGTTATAGCATCATATGGACATACCTTATCGCACTTGTTGCAGGCGATACATCCGACGCTGCATACCTTCTTTGTATCAGCGCCTTTATCCAGCGACCGGCAGAAGATATGCACATCTTTATTTTCAGGAACAAGTTCAAGAAGATTCTTAGGACATGGAGGAATACACAATCCGCACCCTGTGCATTTATCATCTATGATAACCGGGAGTCCGTTCTTGCTCATATACATTGCATCAAAGGGGCATGCCTTCACACAGCTTGCAAGACCCAGACAACCGTAAACACAGCTCTTTGACCCGCCTGATATGAGGACAGCGGCGTTGCAATCCTGTATGCCATGATACTCAAATTTCTCTGCAGCCTCCTGTTGTCCGCCCAGGCAGTAGACCCGGGCAAGCATTCGCTCCGGCATCTCCGGGGCATCAACACCCATTACGGCAGAGATCTTCTTTGCTATTGATGCACCGCCTGGCGGACACCCGCTGACAGGGGCCTTGCCTTCAGCAACAGCCATTGCAAAGCCCATACATCCGGGATAACCGCATGCCCCGCAATTTGCATGAGGCAGAAAACTATCAATCTCGGCTACCTTAGGGTCAATTTCAACGGCAAATTTCCTTGCAGCAATCCCAAGCCCCAGACTTGCCAGTGCACCCATTGCACCCATTGTAATGATAGCCTCTAACATATTAAACTTCTCCCGATTTCATGATATAGCGTTAACGATTTGAACCTTTAACCATATATTATAAACTATTCCGTGTTATCAGGGCAACTTCTTTCTACTTCACCAATCCCGCAAATCCCAGAAATGCAAGAGACATCAGACCTGCAGTAACAAGTGAGATTGGCGTACCCTGTAACACGTTTGGAATTCTTGAATGAACCGTGTGTTCGCGTATTCCAGCCATTAACAAAAGTGCAACAGTAAACCCTATAGAAGCACCTACTGCAAAGAAAAGCATTGGAAAGAAGTCCATATCCTTCTGAACAACAAGCAATGCTACACCCAGAACTGCACAATTTGTCGTAATTAATGGGAGAAAAATACCCAGTGAATTATATAGTGCCGGGCTTGTCTTACGGATAACCATCTCCACGAATTGCACCAGTGTCGCAATGACAAGAATAAACACTATTGTTCTAAGGAACACAAGATCAAACGGTACCAGCACAAACTTTTCTATCAGCCATGAACAAAGGGCTGCCAGCGTCATTACGAAAATCACAGCCATTCCCATGCCTATGCTTGTCTCAATCTTCGAGGAAACACCGAGGAATGGACATATGCCGAGAAATCGCGCCAATACGAAGTTTGTTACAAAGATTGTACTGACCAGTATGAGTAATATTTCAACTACATTGTCCATCCCTATTTCCTTCCCTTCCTCTTCTCTTCTATCATATTCGCGAAAGCAACTAAGATGCCCAGGCCGATAAATGCGCCAGGTGGTAATATCATTACTATCATAGGTTGATACTCATAGTGAAATAATCCCATGATACCCGTAAGTACAGGAATATCAAACCATGTCCCATTACCAAGTATCTCTCTTACAGATCCGAGTAAAATCAGAACAAGTGTAAATCCCATCCCCATACCAAGTCCGTCTGCAGCCGACCTGATAATCGTATTCTTTGATGCAAATGCCTCTGCCCTGGCAAGAACGATACAATTCACTACAATAAGCGGAATGAATATACCTAAGGCATCATGCAGCTCAGGAGTAAACGCAGCCATCATAAGGTCAATTATTGTAACAAAGGATGCTATAACAATAATGAAGGCCGGTATCCTTATCATGTCGGGGATCACTTTTCTCAACACTGAGATCATAATATTAGAGCCGACAAGGACCAGCATAGTCGCGGCCCCCATGCCGACACCATTCGTTGCCGACGTGGTTACGGCCAGGGTGGGACACGTACCAAGGACAAGACGGAACAGCGGTATCTCTTCCCACAAACCCCTGATAAAATCACCGCTAATTTCTTTTACATTGATAACTGATGAGCCGCTGATCTGCTGAACATCAGCAATCTCAGTAGACATCGCATCCCTATCCGCCATTACTATGCTCCCTTTCGTAAATTTCCAACCCCTTTTTTACAGCGTTGACAACCGCCCGCGGGGATATGGTGGCACCACTGAACTGATCTATTTCTCCACCATCTTTCTTCACTGCAAGCCTTTGACCATCGTCAAGGGATCGCCCTTTAAACTGGTTCCTCCACTCTTCCTTCTGAATCCTGTTTCCTAAACCAGGTGTCTCTTTATGGCTTATGATCTCAATTCCGGATATCCTGTCATCAGACCCAATGCCCATCAATATAGATATATCTCCTGCATAACCATCAGGGGCAATTACCTGAAATGCAGTACCAACCGGCTTATCATCCATTTTACCTTTATAAAATTTTATCTTGACATCTCTGCCCTTCTTGTCCTGACCAACAACAACATCTGCAGCCTCCTTGTCAATGTCATTGTTGAATGCAGGCAGGACAGCCTTAAGGGCGCTGATTGTTTTAATGCGTTCCTGTTCCGCAATCGGGCCTTTCGTAATATCATCAACCTTGGCCAAAGCCGCGGCTGCAATCAAACAAAAAAGTGTCAGAACTATTATGAGTCGCGCCATATTTCTTCTACCTGCTACCTGCCTTTATTGCACCATACCTCACCGGCCGCAAGTATCTGTCAATCAGAGGTGATACTATATTCATCAATACAATTGCAAAGGAGACACCTTCAGGATACCCGCCCCACATCCTGATTATTACAGTTATGAGGCCGCAGCCAAAACCAAAGAGCAATTGCCCCTTCAGTGTCACTGGACATGTTACCATATCAGTAGCCATAAAAAAAGCCCCGATGATCAGACTGCCAGTAAACAGATGAAAGACAGGATTAACATATTTGGACGGGTCTATCATCCAGAATATACCGCTGAATATCATAACTGTACCTATCATACTGACCGGTATGTGCCATGTTATATACTGTTTGTAAATAAGATACGCGGCGCCAATAAGGAGGGCTATCGCCGACACCTCTCCTATAGACCCACCTAAATTCCCTATAAACGCATCCCAGATATTAAGCTCTGCTGCCTTGCCTATACCCTTGCCTGTCAGCCTGGCCACCTGCAGTTTTCCGAGCGGTGTAGCGCCGGTACTGGCATCTATACCTGAAAAGAGTGGGCTTGGCATCGGCCAGGTTGTCATTTGAAGCGGAAAGGCTATGAGAAGAAACACCCTCGACATGAGGGCAGGATTGAAGGGGTTAAATCCAAGTCCTCCGTAAAGCTGTTTACATATTATTATTGCAAAAAAACCACCTATCACTGACACCCACCACGGGGAACCGGGTGGCAAGGTCAACCCAATGAGAAGACCTGTGACTGCAGCGCTTCCATCTGTAACCGTACTCTTTACCCCGCTCAGTTTCTGATAAATTGCCTCCGCAGCCATTGTGGAACATACTGATACTATCAGGACATAGAGTGCACTCAGTCCAAAGAAGTAAAGCCCTGCCAGTGATGCAGGCGCCAATGAGAGGACAACAGTCCACATAATTCTCTCAATGGAGTCCGGGCTGAGCTGATGCGGTGATGACGTTAGAATGAGCTTTGGGACAGGCTCTTCTGATTTCCCCTTTTTATCTTCCTGTTCTACCGCTGCCTCTGCCATTTCAATCTATTTAAGCGGCTGCATTATTATGCAACCTTGCTCTTTGCCTTTCTCATCTCTGCTTTAATGTAGCGGATTTGCTGCACTATCGGCCTTCTCGAAGGACAGACATATGTACAGCAGCCGCATTCAATACAATCCAGCACATGATACTCCTCTGCATCCTTAGGTTTGCCAGCCTCTCCGAGGATGCTGTACATATTTGGCAATAAACGGATCGGACATGCCTGCACACACCTTCCGCACCTGATGCAAGCACGAAAGTCCTCCAAAACCACATCACCTTTTGGTATAATTAGTATCCCTGATGTCCCTTTGAGTATTGGTACAAGCATGGAATACTGGGCAATTCCCATCATCGGTCCGCCGAAAAGTATCTTGCCCGGCTCACCGGCAAGCCCTCCACACTCAGCTATCACATGCTCAAGCAGGGTCCCTACCGGTATCCTGAAATTACCCCGTCTGTTTATCCCATTACCGGTAACTGTTACAATGCGTTCAACAAGAGGAACTCCATACCTGACTGCGTTATAAACAGCAGCGGCAGTCCCGACATTCTGAACTACAATACCTACATCCATAGGAAGCCCCCCTGAAGGGACCTCTTTGCCTGTTACACTCTTTATAAGCTGCTTCTCAGCCCCCTGAGGATACTTCTTCTCCAAAGAAATCACCTTTATATTTGTACCAGTTGCAGACTGATTAATTGCCTTAATTGCTCCAGGCTTGTCATTTTCAATACCAATATATCCGTCTCTTACACCCATTATGTGCATAAGAATCTTCATCCCTTCGATCACTTCCATTGATTTCTCAACCATAAGCCTGTCATCAGAGGTCAGGAAGGGTTCGCACTCTGCACCATTGAGTATAACTGCTGTAATTTTTTTCTCTTGCGGAGGGCTTAATTTGACATGAGTCGGGAATGTAGCACCACCCATCCCCACAATCCCGGCTCCGAGTATGATACCTTTCAAGTCCTTAGGGTCTGCGTTAAGGTAGTTACTGTTTTCTTTCAGGGAATCAATGAGTTCATCTTTTCCGTCAGACTCGATCACGATTGAGTTAGACTGATTTCCTGACGGGTGTGGAAACCTGCCTATGGCCACAACTTTACCGGAGACAGGGCTGTGGACCGGGGAGGAGACAAAACCCTTAGCCTCCCCCACCTTCTGATATTTTTTAACGAGATCACCTATCTTTACAAGAGATTCACACGGGGCGCCTATATGCTGTGACAATGGGATCACGACCTTGGAAGGCGGCTTTATTTCTGAGATAGGGATGGAAGATGTCTCACTCTTCCTATCTATTGGATGTATACCTTCTCCGGCTATTGTCCACATAACTAAAAAAAACTGTATTTGTCAGGCATCATTAGAATACTCATACTTGCCGCCTGATATTTGCTTCCTATTGTCAACCCTTTTTATTCCTGTCCTTAAGGATGTCGCTCAACTCTTCCATGAACTGATTTATATCCTTAAACTCTCTGTAGACCGAGGCAAACCGCACATAAGCTACTTCATCAAGACCATGAAGCTCCCTCATCACTTCTTCCCCTATCATTGTACTCGGCAGCTCTTTTTCTCCGCTCTCCTGAACCTTTTTCTCTATCCTGGAGACCGAGTCTTCGAGGGCATCCATGCCTACTGGTCTCTTCTCACAGGCCTTTTTAAGACCCGACAGGATCTTGTTCCTGTCAAACACCTCACGCCGGCCATCTTTTTTTACTACAACCGGAAGGACATCTTCAACATGCTCGTAAGTGGTAAATCTCCTCCTGCACCTGAGGCACTCCCTCCTGCGCCGGATAGAACTCCCTTCCTTACCCTCTCTTGAATCAACTACCTTATCCTCAATATGTCCGCAGAAGGGACATTTCATAAAAACTCCTTATCAATATACCGGAAACATCTTGCACAAATCTCCTACAGCGCTTCGCACTTCACTATAGACCTTCTCGTCTCCAATATTGCTGAGAACCTTGTCTATAAACCCTGCTATCTTATCCATCTCCCCTTCTTTCATACCTCTTGTTGTTACTGCCGGCGTGCCTATCCTGACACCGCTCGTTACCATCGGAGGTTTATCATCAAAGGGAACGGCATTCTTATTTAACGTTATTCCTGATACATCCAACGCTGTCTCTGCATCTTTGCCTGTAAGGCCCTTATTTCTTAGATCAACAAGCATCAGGTGATTGTCTGTTCCACCTGATACAAGGTTGTATCCCCTTTTAACCAGGCCTTCAGCAAGACACCTTGCGTTTTTTACAACCTGCTCCTGATAACCCTTGAATTCTGGTGAAAGCGCCTCCTTGAAGGCAACTGCCTTGGCAGCTATAACATGCATCAGGGGCCCTCCCTGAATCCCGGGGAATATACTCTTGTCAATCAACTTTGCATGCTCTGCCCTGCACATAATCATCCCGCCCCTTGGACCCCTTAATGTCTTATGTGTAGTTGTAGTAACAAAATCACTATGGGGGAAAGGGCTTGGATGAACTCCTGCTGCTACCAGGCCTGCAATATGTGCAATGTCTGCCAGCGTATAGGCGCCTGCTTCTTTGGCTATAGCCTGGAATGCCTGAAAATCAATGGTCCTTGCATAGGCGCTTGCACCTATAACTATTATCTTAGGCCTTCTTTCTATTGCAAGTCTTCTAACTTCATCGTAATCAATTGTCCCTGTCTCCCGTCCAACCCCATAGCTGACAACATTATAGAAGATGCCGGAGAAATTTACCTTACTTCCATGTGTCAAATGCCCGCCATGTGCAAGGTCCATCCCCACGATCGTATCACCTGGTTTTAGGACGGCAAAATATACGGCCATATTGGCCTGTGACCCTGAGTGAGGTTGAACATTTACATGTTCAGCGCCGAAAATAGTCTTCGCCCTTGAGATGGCAAGGTCTTCCACGACATCCACATATTCACACCCGCCGTAATACCGTTTATGCGGATAACCCTCGGCATATTTATTAGTCATCACACAGCCCTGTGCTTCAAGCACTGCCTTGCTTGCATAATTCTCTGATGCAATAAGGAGTATATGGTTATTCTCCCTCCTTATCTCATTCTGAATCGCCTCAAAGACCTCAGGATCCTTATTTCGTAAATCCGACATCCTAATATTCCTCTCTATCCATTCTTTCTTCTGTTGAATATACCCTTTTCTATTTCGCTTATCTTATCCAGTCTCCGCTGATGCCTGCCGCCCTCAAAATCTGTCGT
Protein-coding sequences here:
- a CDS encoding putative glycoside hydrolase, which gives rise to MWNYLILGASLLISFAFAVSEYLPDSHYITSSRPMELQEQNSVRTLPYPASLRVEKPEVKGIHVTSWITGDRRYFPDLIKLIDDTELNTIVIDLKETDGRIAYDADVPLARSSGSIQKRIRNLDGVIVECKRHNIYKIARIVLFKDTYLAEKRPDLAIKNKATNGLWRDYKGDAFTSPYSKEVWDYNLSLAEDAARRGFDEIQFDYIRFPSDGPLKDILYPEGHDEDKAVSVISSFVEEAGRRLSPYKVKLSVDVFGLTTLRDDVGIGQNFKELIDRVDYISPMIYPSHYWKGSYGYQNPNNAPYDIIKLSLRDAIRKSVDQSQDEAMIRDKIRPWLQDFSLGYPSYGAEEVRAQIRAANDLGIKEWLLWNPSVRYTKNALLSQTRGS
- a CDS encoding 30S ribosomal protein S18; translation: MAERRDRSDRGDREDREFKPYYRRKVCRFCTDKVPVIDYKDLQTLRGYISDRGKIMPRRISGVCAAHQRELNTAIKRARNIALIPFTERG
- a CDS encoding single-stranded DNA-binding protein codes for the protein MSGFNKVILLGNLTKDPEIRYTPNGTAVANFSLAVNRRFKQGGDIKDEVCYIDIVVFGKQAESCSQYVNKGDSVLIDGRLQQRRWETEDGQKRSRMEVVAQSVQFMPKRQGSVPHDYVTEEGGGSGSGGAFNDVVDDETPF
- the rpsF gene encoding 30S ribosomal protein S6, producing MNIYESIFILKSSVSDEDIQKIAGKMEGIVKQGAELLATENWGKKKLAYEVAKEKRGVYILLRFQGKGDINAELERNYRIDDNVIKFLTVKLNKKEIEQLKKKEAAASAEKTAIEKEEGSTV
- a CDS encoding RnfABCDGE type electron transport complex subunit B, yielding MLEAIITMGAMGALASLGLGIAARKFAVEIDPKVAEIDSFLPHANCGACGYPGCMGFAMAVAEGKAPVSGCPPGGASIAKKISAVMGVDAPEMPERMLARVYCLGGQQEAAEKFEYHGIQDCNAAVLISGGSKSCVYGCLGLASCVKACPFDAMYMSKNGLPVIIDDKCTGCGLCIPPCPKNLLELVPENKDVHIFCRSLDKGADTKKVCSVGCIACNKCDKVCPYDAITIDSFLARIDYDKCTGCGLCVPVCPTNIISDLIPVREVAFIHEECIGCLICKKVCPVDAITGESKQLHLVDPVKCIGCTICADKCPPRVIEMLSSQPKENIQKERVIRAA
- the rsxA gene encoding electron transport complex subunit RsxA, coding for MDNVVEILLILVSTIFVTNFVLARFLGICPFLGVSSKIETSIGMGMAVIFVMTLAALCSWLIEKFVLVPFDLVFLRTIVFILVIATLVQFVEMVIRKTSPALYNSLGIFLPLITTNCAVLGVALLVVQKDMDFFPMLFFAVGASIGFTVALLLMAGIREHTVHSRIPNVLQGTPISLVTAGLMSLAFLGFAGLVK
- a CDS encoding electron transport complex subunit E, with amino-acid sequence MSTEIADVQQISGSSVINVKEISGDFIRGLWEEIPLFRLVLGTCPTLAVTTSATNGVGMGAATMLVLVGSNIMISVLRKVIPDMIRIPAFIIVIASFVTIIDLMMAAFTPELHDALGIFIPLIVVNCIVLARAEAFASKNTIIRSAADGLGMGMGFTLVLILLGSVREILGNGTWFDIPVLTGIMGLFHYEYQPMIVMILPPGAFIGLGILVAFANMIEEKRKGRK
- a CDS encoding RnfABCDGE type electron transport complex subunit G — its product is MARLIIVLTLFCLIAAAALAKVDDITKGPIAEQERIKTISALKAVLPAFNNDIDKEAADVVVGQDKKGRDVKIKFYKGKMDDKPVGTAFQVIAPDGYAGDISILMGIGSDDRISGIEIISHKETPGLGNRIQKEEWRNQFKGRSLDDGQRLAVKKDGGEIDQFSGATISPRAVVNAVKKGLEIYEREHSNGG
- a CDS encoding RnfABCDGE type electron transport complex subunit D, with the protein product MAEAAVEQEDKKGKSEEPVPKLILTSSPHQLSPDSIERIMWTVVLSLAPASLAGLYFFGLSALYVLIVSVCSTMAAEAIYQKLSGVKSTVTDGSAAVTGLLIGLTLPPGSPWWVSVIGGFFAIIICKQLYGGLGFNPFNPALMSRVFLLIAFPLQMTTWPMPSPLFSGIDASTGATPLGKLQVARLTGKGIGKAAELNIWDAFIGNLGGSIGEVSAIALLIGAAYLIYKQYITWHIPVSMIGTVMIFSGIFWMIDPSKYVNPVFHLFTGSLIIGAFFMATDMVTCPVTLKGQLLFGFGCGLITVIIRMWGGYPEGVSFAIVLMNIVSPLIDRYLRPVRYGAIKAGSR
- the rsxC gene encoding electron transport complex subunit RsxC, whose amino-acid sequence is MWTIAGEGIHPIDRKSETSSIPISEIKPPSKVVIPLSQHIGAPCESLVKIGDLVKKYQKVGEAKGFVSSPVHSPVSGKVVAIGRFPHPSGNQSNSIVIESDGKDELIDSLKENSNYLNADPKDLKGIILGAGIVGMGGATFPTHVKLSPPQEKKITAVILNGAECEPFLTSDDRLMVEKSMEVIEGMKILMHIMGVRDGYIGIENDKPGAIKAINQSATGTNIKVISLEKKYPQGAEKQLIKSVTGKEVPSGGLPMDVGIVVQNVGTAAAVYNAVRYGVPLVERIVTVTGNGINRRGNFRIPVGTLLEHVIAECGGLAGEPGKILFGGPMMGIAQYSMLVPILKGTSGILIIPKGDVVLEDFRACIRCGRCVQACPIRLLPNMYSILGEAGKPKDAEEYHVLDCIECGCCTYVCPSRRPIVQQIRYIKAEMRKAKSKVA
- the nrdR gene encoding transcriptional repressor NrdR, whose amino-acid sequence is MKCPFCGHIEDKVVDSREGKEGSSIRRRRECLRCRRRFTTYEHVEDVLPVVVKKDGRREVFDRNKILSGLKKACEKRPVGMDALEDSVSRIEKKVQESGEKELPSTMIGEEVMRELHGLDEVAYVRFASVYREFKDINQFMEELSDILKDRNKKG
- a CDS encoding serine hydroxymethyltransferase — its product is MSDLRNKDPEVFEAIQNEIRRENNHILLIASENYASKAVLEAQGCVMTNKYAEGYPHKRYYGGCEYVDVVEDLAISRAKTIFGAEHVNVQPHSGSQANMAVYFAVLKPGDTIVGMDLAHGGHLTHGSKVNFSGIFYNVVSYGVGRETGTIDYDEVRRLAIERRPKIIVIGASAYARTIDFQAFQAIAKEAGAYTLADIAHIAGLVAAGVHPSPFPHSDFVTTTTHKTLRGPRGGMIMCRAEHAKLIDKSIFPGIQGGPLMHVIAAKAVAFKEALSPEFKGYQEQVVKNARCLAEGLVKRGYNLVSGGTDNHLMLVDLRNKGLTGKDAETALDVSGITLNKNAVPFDDKPPMVTSGVRIGTPAVTTRGMKEGEMDKIAGFIDKVLSNIGDEKVYSEVRSAVGDLCKMFPVY